The proteins below are encoded in one region of Parus major isolate Abel chromosome 7, Parus_major1.1, whole genome shotgun sequence:
- the ACTR3 gene encoding actin-related protein 3: MERFMEQVIFKYLRAEPEDHYFLLTEPPLNTPENREYTAEIMFESFNVPGLYIAVQAVLALAASWTSRQVGERTLTGTVIDSGDGVTHVIPVAEGYVIGSCIKHIPIAGRDITYFIQQLLREREVGIPPEQSLETAKAVKERFSYVCPDLVKEFNKYDTDGTKWIKQYTGINAISKKEFTIDVGYERFLGPEIFFHPEFANPDFTQPISEVVDEVIQNCPIDVRRPLYKNIVLSGGSTMFRDFGRRLQRDLKRTVDARLKLSEELSGGRLKPKPIDVQVITHHMQRYAVWFGGSMLASTPEFYQVCHTKKDYEEIGPSICRHNPVFGVMS, from the exons ATGGAGAGGTTTATGGAGCAAgtaatctttaaatatttaagagcaGAACCTGAGgaccattattttcttttg ACTGAGCCTCCATTAAATACTCCAGAAAATAGAGAATATACTGCTGAAATCATGTTTGAATCTTTCAACGTTCCAGGGCTATATATTGCTGTTCAG gCTGTCCTTGCCTTAGCTGCATCTTGGACGTCAAGACAAGTAGGAGAGCGAACACTGACTGGCACAGTTATAGACAGTGGAGATGGTGTCACTCATGTTATTCCTGTG GCTGAAGGATATGTGATTGGCAGCTGTATCAAACACATTCCAATTGCTGGGAGAGATATCACATACTTCATTCAGCAGTTGCTGAGGGAGAGAGAAGTAGGAATTCCTCCTGAACAATCCTTGGAAACAGCTAAAGCAGTGAAG GAGCGCTTTAGTTATGTTTGCCCTGACTTAGTAAAAGAATTTAACAAGTATGACACAGATGGTACAAAGTGGATTAAACAATATACTGGAATTAATGCTATCTCAAAGAAAGAATTTACCATTGATGTTGGTTATGAGAGATTCCTGGGGCCAGAGATTTTCTTCCATCCTGAG TTTGCTAATCCTGACTTTACACAACCAATCTCAGAAGTAGTAGATGAAGTTATTCAGAATTGTCCCATTGATGTTAGACGTCCTCTATATAAG AATATTGTCCTCTCTGGAGGCTCAACCATGTTCAGGGACTTCGGTCGCCGTTTACAGCGAGACTTGAAAAGGACTGTTGATGCCAGGCTGAAACTTAGTGAAGAACTTAGTGGTGGCAGACTGAAG CCGAAGCCCATTGATGTCCAAGTCATTACACACCATATGCAGAGATATGCAGTCTGGTTTGGAGGATCAATGCTGGCTTCCACA CCTGAATTCTACCAAGTATGCCATACCAAAAAAGATTATGAAGAGATTGGCCCTAGCATCTGTCGTCACAACCCTGTGTTTGGAGTCATGTCTTAA